The following proteins are co-located in the Dyadobacter chenwenxiniae genome:
- a CDS encoding NADH-quinone oxidoreductase subunit N, with protein sequence MYPIILLSVLGIVTLFLGFSKSKNILLPAVLFFLVLALASNFVEWNKGPLLYFYDMLRVDNLTLAFNGIVLLSAFMIVAISGGFQDNPDSEPAEYFGLMLFSLVGALMMIGFEHMIMLFIGVEILSVAMYILTGSNKRNLRSNEAALKYFLMGAFATGFMLFGITLIYGATGSFKIAHIQGFASNIQANSQPYILYAGLLLLLIGMLFKVSAAPFHFWTPDVYEGAPTIFTTFMSTIVKTAGFAALFRLLSTSFSGIYSFWWVVIAAIAVLTLLVGNIGATSQNSFKRMLAYSGISHAGYMLIALTALTKPSQSAIVFYSFAYSLSTICAFGVLMLVSKEKTFEGQPNERYEAFNGLAKQNPLLAFVLAVSMLSLAGIPLTAGFWGKFFIFTSAADRGIIWITVVAVLMSAVGIYYYFRVIIASYLREGDMIKIRVAPFYQLILLLATFLTILFGLAPGIFEGLI encoded by the coding sequence ATGTATCCCATTATATTGTTGTCTGTTCTTGGCATCGTAACCCTGTTTTTGGGCTTTTCGAAATCAAAGAATATTTTGCTTCCTGCCGTGTTATTCTTCCTCGTTCTTGCCCTAGCCAGCAATTTCGTGGAATGGAACAAAGGCCCGTTGCTTTATTTTTATGACATGCTGCGCGTTGACAATCTGACACTTGCATTCAATGGCATTGTCTTGCTATCCGCATTTATGATCGTGGCCATTTCAGGAGGTTTTCAAGACAACCCGGATTCAGAGCCGGCAGAATATTTTGGATTAATGCTCTTTTCGCTTGTGGGAGCGCTGATGATGATCGGATTTGAACACATGATCATGCTTTTTATAGGTGTTGAAATCTTGTCCGTTGCGATGTATATTCTGACAGGAAGCAACAAACGAAATCTTCGTTCGAATGAAGCTGCATTGAAATATTTCCTGATGGGCGCGTTTGCAACAGGCTTTATGCTTTTTGGAATTACATTGATTTATGGAGCAACCGGATCATTCAAAATCGCCCATATTCAAGGTTTTGCATCCAACATTCAGGCAAACAGCCAGCCTTACATTCTATATGCGGGCTTATTGCTTTTGTTAATTGGAATGCTTTTCAAAGTTTCAGCAGCGCCTTTCCATTTCTGGACGCCGGATGTTTACGAAGGCGCTCCGACGATTTTCACAACATTCATGTCAACAATCGTCAAAACGGCTGGTTTTGCTGCACTTTTTAGATTGTTAAGCACTTCTTTCAGTGGTATTTACAGTTTCTGGTGGGTTGTTATCGCTGCCATTGCTGTGCTCACATTGCTTGTCGGGAACATTGGTGCAACGAGTCAGAACAGCTTCAAACGAATGCTGGCTTACTCGGGAATTTCACATGCCGGTTATATGCTTATTGCATTGACTGCATTGACCAAACCATCGCAAAGCGCCATCGTATTTTATTCGTTTGCTTACTCGCTTTCAACCATTTGCGCATTTGGCGTTTTAATGTTGGTTTCAAAAGAAAAGACATTCGAAGGACAGCCTAACGAGCGCTACGAGGCATTTAATGGTCTGGCAAAACAAAATCCTTTGCTCGCATTCGTACTGGCGGTTTCGATGCTGTCATTGGCGGGGATTCCGTTAACAGCCGGTTTTTGGGGTAAATTTTTCATCTTTACGAGTGCAGCGGACAGAGGGATCATCTGGATCACAGTCGTTGCCGTTTTGATGTCGGCGGTTGGGATTTACTATTATTTCCGTGTAATTATCGCTTCTTATTTAAGAGAAGGAGATATGATCAAAATCCGCGTCGCACCATTTTATCAATTGATTTTATTGCTTGCCACGTTCCTGACAATTCTCTTCGGACTTGCTCCGGGTATATTCGAGGGCCTGATATAA
- a CDS encoding alpha/beta hydrolase translates to MTRQKTFVTRLDFMCLLLVFWAFSAAAQTVMPLYPGKVPNAIAGPDEESSKDQVIRKVSKPTLTVFLPPAGTANGSAVIVCPGGGYGVLVMEWEGYRIARELNKSGIAAIILKYRLPDDKTMKDKSLGPLQDAQQAIKTVRERAKEWKIDPAKIGIMGFSAGGHLAATAGTHYDSTFIDNPEKTILRPDFMILVYPVISLLDKIGHKGSSSNLLGASPTAEKVRYFSNELQVKKTTPPAFLTHAGDDTVVPVLNSIKFYEALNANGVATDMHIYSKGEHGYPETPGLNEWFGRCLHWMSVNDFLPPN, encoded by the coding sequence ATGACGCGCCAAAAAACATTTGTCACAAGATTGGATTTCATGTGTTTATTACTGGTTTTCTGGGCATTTTCAGCTGCCGCCCAGACTGTCATGCCGCTTTATCCAGGCAAAGTCCCGAACGCGATTGCGGGGCCTGATGAAGAAAGCAGCAAAGATCAGGTCATCAGAAAGGTGTCCAAGCCAACATTAACCGTCTTTTTGCCTCCCGCGGGAACAGCCAATGGGTCGGCGGTGATCGTGTGCCCCGGTGGCGGTTACGGCGTGCTGGTGATGGAATGGGAAGGTTACAGGATCGCCAGGGAATTGAACAAGTCGGGAATCGCTGCCATTATATTGAAATACAGGTTGCCCGACGACAAGACCATGAAGGATAAGTCCCTCGGCCCGTTGCAGGATGCGCAGCAAGCCATTAAGACGGTGCGGGAGCGTGCAAAGGAGTGGAAAATAGATCCGGCAAAAATTGGGATCATGGGCTTTTCGGCAGGCGGCCACCTGGCAGCAACGGCCGGGACACATTATGACAGCACATTCATTGACAATCCTGAAAAGACCATCCTCCGCCCTGATTTTATGATTCTGGTTTATCCTGTGATCAGTTTACTGGATAAAATCGGTCATAAGGGTTCCAGCAGCAATCTATTAGGTGCGTCGCCTACGGCTGAAAAGGTCAGGTATTTTTCAAACGAGCTGCAAGTAAAGAAAACAACGCCGCCCGCGTTCCTCACACACGCCGGGGATGACACCGTTGTGCCTGTTTTAAATAGCATTAAATTCTATGAGGCGCTCAATGCCAATGGCGTTGCGACGGACATGCACATTTATTCGAAAGGGGAGCATGGCTATCCCGAGACGCCTGGTCTGAATGAATGGTTTGGTCGCTGCCTGCATTGGATGAGCGTCAACGATTTTTTACCACCGAACTAA
- a CDS encoding alpha/beta fold hydrolase — MKYTVHAEGRFHFIDEGKGETLLLLHGLFGALSNWDGIIDHFSNRYRVIIPLLPIYELPPREAGLEALLAFLEDFVIFKNLTNVTVIGNSLGGHIGLLYTLKNQQNVHKLVLTGSSGLFENSMGGSFPKRGSYDYIKERVAYTFYDPKVATKDLIDEVFETTSSIPKCMSIVGIAKSAQRHNLAKDLHEINVPTLLVWGLNDTITPPHVGYEFNRLIAGSELYFIDKCCHAPMMEQPNEFNVILESFLEKNVSVPVA; from the coding sequence ATGAAATATACAGTACATGCAGAAGGCAGGTTTCATTTTATCGACGAGGGAAAAGGCGAAACATTACTGCTTTTGCATGGCCTTTTCGGTGCATTGAGCAACTGGGACGGCATCATTGATCATTTTTCAAATCGTTACCGCGTCATAATTCCCCTACTTCCTATTTATGAACTGCCTCCGCGCGAGGCCGGATTGGAAGCGCTCCTTGCATTTCTGGAAGACTTTGTAATATTCAAAAACCTCACCAATGTTACTGTAATTGGCAACTCACTGGGCGGGCATATTGGATTATTATATACTTTAAAGAACCAGCAGAACGTTCATAAGCTGGTTTTAACAGGAAGTTCTGGCTTGTTTGAAAATTCAATGGGCGGCTCTTTCCCAAAACGGGGCAGCTACGATTACATCAAAGAACGCGTTGCTTACACATTCTACGATCCGAAGGTGGCCACAAAAGATCTGATCGACGAGGTTTTTGAGACAACATCGAGCATTCCGAAATGTATGAGCATTGTAGGCATCGCCAAATCGGCGCAACGCCATAATCTTGCCAAAGACCTGCATGAGATCAATGTTCCGACATTGCTGGTCTGGGGATTGAACGACACCATTACGCCGCCGCATGTCGGCTACGAATTCAACAGGCTTATTGCTGGTTCGGAGTTATATTTTATAGATAAATGCTGCCACGCGCCAATGATGGAACAGCCAAACGAATTCAATGTGATACTGGAAAGCTTTTTGGAAAAAAACGTTTCTGTGCCCGTTGCCTGA
- a CDS encoding CBS domain-containing protein, which yields MLAATLINPMIPVLKLTDSVSTALDWMDEFSVKQLIVADSGVYQGIVSEDILFDVTDNSDPLARIIIQHKDIFAGEDQHPYELLRLVNQFGLQIIPVLHEDRSFAGSILVNDLIEHFVNELGVQEKGAVIVLKIAERSYSLSEISRLIESNGTKVLSSYYSSGETYNPLNEARLTLKLNRTHITPIIATLERFGYEIEEAHANDPIESVDQERLDMLLRYLAT from the coding sequence ATGCTTGCTGCTACCCTGATTAATCCAATGATCCCTGTTCTGAAACTGACCGATTCGGTGAGTACAGCACTGGACTGGATGGATGAATTCAGTGTAAAACAGCTTATTGTTGCAGATTCGGGCGTTTATCAGGGTATTGTATCCGAAGATATCCTGTTTGATGTAACTGACAATTCCGATCCGCTCGCGAGGATCATAATCCAGCACAAAGATATTTTCGCTGGTGAAGATCAGCATCCCTACGAACTTTTGCGGCTGGTAAACCAGTTTGGCTTGCAGATTATCCCCGTGTTGCATGAAGACCGGAGTTTTGCAGGAAGCATTTTGGTGAATGATCTGATCGAACATTTCGTAAATGAACTCGGTGTTCAGGAAAAAGGAGCCGTCATTGTGCTTAAAATCGCGGAACGCAGCTATTCGCTTTCCGAAATCAGCCGTTTGATAGAATCCAACGGAACAAAGGTCCTGAGCAGCTATTATTCGTCAGGAGAAACTTACAATCCGTTGAATGAAGCAAGGCTTACATTAAAGCTCAACCGGACGCATATTACCCCTATCATCGCTACACTCGAGCGTTTCGGCTACGAGATTGAAGAAGCACACGCCAACGATCCCATCGAAAGCGTCGATCAGGAGCGTTTGGATATGCTTTTGAGATATCTTGCCACCTGA
- a CDS encoding NAD kinase has translation MKIAIHGRNFNESARPFIENMFSELSRRKVEVQLSKPFRTFLDQNGITHYSELVYEKPDELFDARLIVSMGGDGTLLETISNVGKRQIPAIGINVGRLGFLATVPPERITDMIQALENSQYRIDERTLVEIESNIDLFDGQNFGLNDFTITKTDTSSMITVHTYLNDEFLNSYWADGLIVSTPTGSTGYSLSCGGPVLVPHSQNFIITPISPHNLNVRPLVVEDTAVIRLEVKSRSNNFLVSLDARSRVVDENTLLTVRKASFMARLIKMRDDSFLNTLRNKLSWGLDMRN, from the coding sequence ATGAAAATAGCCATTCACGGACGCAACTTTAATGAGTCCGCCCGTCCGTTCATTGAAAATATGTTCAGTGAGCTGTCTCGCCGGAAAGTTGAAGTCCAGCTCTCCAAACCCTTTCGGACTTTTTTGGATCAGAACGGGATCACGCACTACTCCGAGCTTGTATATGAGAAACCCGACGAACTATTTGACGCGCGATTGATCGTAAGCATGGGTGGGGACGGCACATTGCTTGAAACCATTTCAAACGTGGGAAAAAGACAGATTCCGGCCATAGGGATCAATGTAGGCCGCCTTGGCTTCCTGGCCACTGTTCCGCCCGAACGGATCACCGATATGATCCAGGCGCTCGAAAACAGCCAGTACAGGATTGACGAAAGAACGCTCGTAGAAATAGAATCCAACATTGATTTGTTCGACGGTCAGAATTTTGGTTTGAATGATTTCACGATCACCAAAACCGATACTTCATCGATGATCACCGTTCATACATACCTGAATGATGAATTTTTGAATTCTTACTGGGCCGACGGCCTGATAGTCTCCACACCAACCGGTTCAACGGGCTATTCGCTCAGTTGCGGAGGCCCGGTGCTCGTTCCGCACTCCCAAAACTTCATCATCACACCCATCAGCCCACATAATTTGAACGTTCGTCCTCTGGTTGTGGAAGATACTGCGGTGATCAGGCTCGAAGTGAAGAGCCGTAGCAACAACTTTCTGGTTTCCTTAGATGCAAGATCAAGGGTTGTTGATGAAAACACCTTGCTCACCGTAAGAAAAGCCAGCTTCATGGCACGATTAATAAAGATGCGTGATGACAGTTTCCTGAATACATTACGGAATAAATTATCCTGGGGACTGGATATGCGGAATTAA
- a CDS encoding dipeptide epimerase: MQLIFHTFDLQHRHTFTIAHDSRDVQPTLIVELRDGDLSGLGEATSNPYYGITIQNMIESMEAAKDVIENGAYSSADELWSLVHPLLESNSFAQCALDEAAHDLFAQKKNQKLYQAWGLNIEKIPLTNFTIGIDTVERMVSKMKELPWPIYKIKLGTNEDLRIVSELRKNTNALFRVDANCAWTAEQTIALAPELKKLGVEFIEQPLAANDIVGMKKVYAECALPVIADESCIIESDVKACQGLFHGINIKLTKCGGPTAAKRMIAEAKSLGMKTMIGCMTETSVGISSIAHFLPLLDYVDMDGSLLIKNDPASGVTFDYGKIIFPNRNGSGAMLNA; encoded by the coding sequence ATGCAACTTATCTTTCACACATTTGACCTGCAACACAGGCACACCTTCACCATTGCACACGATTCCCGCGACGTCCAGCCGACATTAATCGTAGAGCTGCGTGACGGTGACCTAAGCGGCTTAGGCGAAGCTACAAGCAACCCATACTATGGCATTACGATTCAGAATATGATCGAATCGATGGAAGCAGCGAAAGATGTCATTGAAAACGGCGCATATAGCAGCGCGGATGAACTTTGGAGTTTAGTTCACCCTCTTCTTGAATCGAATTCTTTTGCACAATGCGCTTTGGACGAAGCCGCGCACGATCTTTTCGCTCAAAAGAAAAATCAGAAGCTTTATCAAGCATGGGGATTGAATATTGAAAAAATACCGCTCACCAATTTTACGATCGGCATCGATACGGTTGAAAGAATGGTGTCGAAAATGAAAGAACTTCCCTGGCCGATTTATAAGATCAAATTAGGAACCAACGAAGACCTTCGTATCGTGTCAGAACTGCGCAAGAATACCAATGCGCTTTTTCGTGTAGACGCTAATTGTGCCTGGACAGCTGAGCAGACTATTGCATTGGCTCCGGAACTGAAAAAGTTGGGAGTTGAGTTTATCGAACAACCGCTCGCAGCAAACGACATAGTAGGAATGAAAAAAGTGTATGCTGAATGTGCACTTCCTGTCATTGCGGATGAGAGCTGTATTATCGAAAGTGATGTGAAAGCCTGCCAGGGATTATTTCATGGGATCAATATAAAGCTTACGAAATGCGGCGGCCCTACTGCTGCAAAAAGGATGATTGCCGAGGCTAAAAGCCTTGGAATGAAAACAATGATCGGTTGTATGACCGAGACAAGTGTTGGCATTTCCTCCATCGCTCATTTTTTGCCTTTGTTGGATTATGTGGATATGGACGGATCATTATTAATCAAAAATGATCCGGCTTCCGGGGTAACTTTCGATTACGGAAAAATTATCTTCCCAAACCGCAATGGCTCCGGCGCAATGCTCAATGCCTGA
- a CDS encoding aminotransferase class I/II-fold pyridoxal phosphate-dependent enzyme, producing the protein MKIFQTNHLPGRTVQTSDGSEYLWFSGTDYLGMGHDESFRSYLQEGIDAYGLHFGASRNNSLRLDIYEEAELHLANWIGTPTSLLISSGMWAGQLVMKCIENIVHFTSSTSSVQYHYAPKAHPAIWGNNLKISGDHWIDWAYQVIDEIIHSSTNTAHVICTDAIGSPMVEAFDFSVFANLPSGRNIWIVVDASHTLGVHKTFGKDIYQLIEGSGKANVIMVSSLNKALGIPGGVIACERSTYDLLHNAPWFAGASPPAPGYIYALSKLLETNRFANVHTMLSANIDYFNQKLIAQDLFVCAPGYPVFCSRNPLLFDHLLGEQIMTSCFSYPSANDTPVTRIAISAIHQKEDLNRLAEVCNSFKSSFL; encoded by the coding sequence GTGAAGATCTTTCAAACTAACCATCTTCCCGGCAGAACAGTACAAACGAGTGACGGCTCGGAATATCTCTGGTTCAGCGGAACAGATTACCTCGGAATGGGTCACGACGAAAGCTTTCGTAGTTACTTGCAGGAAGGGATTGACGCATACGGGCTACATTTTGGAGCGTCGCGAAACAACAGTCTGAGACTCGATATTTACGAAGAGGCCGAGTTGCACCTAGCCAACTGGATAGGTACCCCCACCTCCCTACTCATCTCTTCCGGCATGTGGGCGGGCCAGCTCGTAATGAAGTGTATAGAAAACATTGTGCATTTTACCTCATCTACATCCTCCGTTCAATATCATTATGCACCGAAAGCACACCCTGCGATCTGGGGAAACAACCTGAAAATTTCCGGCGATCATTGGATTGACTGGGCATATCAAGTCATTGATGAAATAATTCATTCATCAACAAATACAGCGCACGTTATATGCACAGATGCAATCGGTTCTCCAATGGTGGAAGCGTTCGACTTTTCGGTTTTTGCGAATTTGCCTTCTGGAAGAAACATTTGGATTGTTGTTGATGCATCGCACACATTAGGTGTTCACAAAACCTTTGGAAAGGACATTTACCAATTGATTGAGGGATCTGGAAAAGCCAATGTAATTATGGTTTCTTCGCTGAACAAAGCACTGGGCATTCCCGGGGGCGTAATAGCTTGTGAGCGTTCCACATATGATTTACTTCACAACGCGCCATGGTTTGCAGGCGCCTCTCCGCCAGCACCCGGCTATATCTATGCGCTGTCGAAACTTCTGGAAACGAATCGTTTTGCAAACGTGCATACAATGCTTTCGGCCAATATTGATTACTTCAATCAGAAACTAATCGCTCAGGACCTTTTTGTATGCGCTCCCGGCTATCCCGTCTTTTGCAGCCGAAATCCACTTCTTTTCGACCATTTACTTGGCGAGCAGATCATGACCTCCTGCTTTTCCTATCCAAGCGCCAACGATACTCCGGTAACCAGAATCGCCATCAGCGCAATCCATCAAAAAGAAGACCTCAACCGATTGGCTGAGGTCTGTAATAGTTTTAAGTCTTCGTTTCTCTAA
- the tatC gene encoding twin-arginine translocase subunit TatC, producing MPLDQDLESEEDEEVGKEMSFIGHLEELRWHVIRAGGSILVFAILAFVYIKEIYHYVIIAPSQPDFWTYRMLCKLADKVQYDELCIKALNFKLQAIGVGDQFTMSMTSAVIAGLVFAFPYAFWEVWRFIKPGLRPAERRSARGAVFYVTFLFFSGVFFGYYIVTPLAINFLANFTLDPSIINEFSLSSYISLVATLTLACGIAFQLPIVVYVLAKVGVLTPAFMREYRKHAMIVILIVAAVITPSPDIYSQVIVAIPLFLLYELSILVAGKVEREKIAEEKALANSAEG from the coding sequence ATGCCCCTAGACCAGGACTTAGAAAGCGAAGAAGACGAAGAAGTTGGCAAGGAGATGTCATTTATCGGGCATCTTGAAGAATTAAGATGGCATGTGATTCGGGCAGGTGGATCTATTCTTGTTTTTGCAATTCTGGCTTTTGTTTACATCAAAGAAATTTACCATTATGTGATCATAGCACCTTCACAGCCCGATTTCTGGACTTATCGAATGCTATGTAAGCTTGCAGACAAAGTTCAGTATGATGAGTTGTGTATCAAGGCGTTGAACTTTAAATTGCAGGCAATTGGCGTAGGGGACCAGTTTACAATGAGTATGACTTCTGCTGTCATTGCAGGTCTGGTTTTCGCGTTTCCTTATGCATTCTGGGAAGTGTGGCGGTTTATCAAACCGGGGCTAAGGCCGGCAGAAAGGCGCTCGGCAAGAGGAGCCGTATTTTATGTGACATTTCTTTTCTTCTCAGGCGTATTTTTCGGGTACTATATTGTAACCCCTTTGGCTATCAACTTTTTAGCAAATTTCACATTAGATCCGTCTATCATTAACGAATTCAGTTTATCTTCCTATATTTCCCTGGTTGCAACGCTTACACTGGCTTGCGGAATCGCCTTCCAACTTCCAATCGTGGTTTACGTCCTCGCAAAAGTGGGTGTACTGACGCCTGCTTTTATGCGGGAATACAGGAAACACGCGATGATCGTCATCCTGATTGTAGCAGCTGTAATCACCCCATCCCCAGACATTTACAGCCAGGTAATCGTGGCTATTCCCTTGTTCCTGCTTTATGAACTGAGTATTTTGGTTGCAGGCAAGGTGGAAAGAGAAAAGATAGCGGAGGAAAAAGCTTTGGCTAATTCGGCAGAAGGCTGA
- the pdhA gene encoding pyruvate dehydrogenase (acetyl-transferring) E1 component subunit alpha produces MATVTEKKKKSDPKKLQHPKEQYMFWFENMLLQRRFEEKAGQLYGQQKIRGFCHLYIGQEACSSGAVTALKQGDKYITAYRDHGIPLALGTSPNAIMAELYGKKTGTTKGKGGSMHIFDKEKGFVGGHGIVGAQIPLGAGIAFAEKYNKTGNICICYFGDGAIRQGAFHEALNMAMSWKLPVIFVVENNGYAMGTSVARSSNVTELYTLGEAYDIPSEPVDGMSVEAIHEAVGRAAERARSGEGPTFLEFRTYRYRGHSMSDPQKYRSKEEVEEYKHRDPIEQIRAVILENQLATEEDLENIDKKVKDIVAESVQFAEDSEFPDPKEAYTDVYVENDYPFVMD; encoded by the coding sequence ATGGCCACCGTTACTGAAAAAAAGAAAAAATCAGACCCAAAGAAGTTACAGCATCCGAAAGAACAATACATGTTCTGGTTCGAGAATATGCTTTTACAGCGTCGTTTTGAAGAAAAAGCCGGCCAATTATACGGTCAGCAAAAAATCAGAGGATTTTGTCACCTGTACATTGGCCAGGAAGCTTGTTCTTCCGGGGCCGTTACTGCGCTTAAACAAGGCGACAAATACATTACTGCTTACCGCGATCACGGAATTCCGCTGGCATTAGGAACTTCTCCTAACGCGATCATGGCTGAACTTTACGGAAAGAAAACAGGGACTACCAAAGGAAAAGGTGGATCCATGCACATTTTTGATAAAGAAAAAGGCTTTGTAGGGGGCCACGGAATTGTTGGTGCGCAAATTCCTTTGGGAGCAGGAATCGCTTTTGCTGAGAAATATAACAAAACCGGAAACATCTGCATTTGCTATTTCGGTGATGGAGCAATTCGTCAGGGTGCATTTCACGAAGCATTGAACATGGCGATGAGCTGGAAATTGCCTGTTATTTTCGTTGTTGAAAACAACGGATATGCAATGGGAACTTCGGTTGCAAGGTCGTCCAATGTAACGGAGCTTTACACATTGGGTGAAGCATACGATATTCCTTCTGAGCCTGTTGACGGCATGAGCGTTGAAGCCATTCACGAAGCAGTTGGCAGAGCAGCCGAGCGTGCGAGAAGCGGTGAAGGACCTACATTCCTGGAATTCAGGACTTACCGTTACAGAGGCCACTCGATGTCCGATCCTCAGAAATATCGTTCTAAGGAAGAAGTAGAAGAATACAAGCACCGCGATCCAATTGAGCAGATTCGTGCGGTGATCCTGGAAAATCAGCTGGCAACAGAAGAGGATCTGGAAAACATTGATAAGAAAGTCAAAGACATTGTTGCCGAATCCGTTCAATTTGCGGAAGATTCAGAGTTCCCCGATCCGAAGGAGGCCTACACCGATGTTTATGTAGAGAATGACTATCCTTTTGTAATGGATTGA